A region from the Pelodiscus sinensis isolate JC-2024 chromosome 11, ASM4963464v1, whole genome shotgun sequence genome encodes:
- the LOC102452756 gene encoding musculoskeletal embryonic nuclear protein 1 isoform X1 — MSQAAPVKKKRPPVKEEDLKGARGKLSKNQQVKSKTYQVMKQCEQEGSVAPSVFSQDRTGGETVFSKPKEEPSKSVFG; from the exons GCAGCCCCTGTGAAAAAGAAGCGTCCCCCAGTGAAGGAAGAAGATCTCAAAGGGGCCAGAGGAAAGCTCTCCAAAAATCAGCAAGTTAAATCCAAAACATACCAAGTCATGAAGCAATGTG AACAAGAGGGCTCCGTGGCACCTTCCGTATTTAGTCAAGATCGGACTGGAGGAGAAACAGTCTTTTCGAAGCCTAAAGAAGAGCCGTCCAAGAGTGTGTTTGGCTGA